The Eublepharis macularius isolate TG4126 chromosome 15, MPM_Emac_v1.0, whole genome shotgun sequence genomic interval ctgtatttatgtaaactgaaatgttgtactccgccctgagcccgcctggtggggaggctGGACTAAAAAAatccaatataataaataaaataaataagttaggCTAGTTAAATGGCCAGATAGTTGGTGTGCAAGGAGCCAATTCACAGGCTTTTAACTCATACTGTTAAATGTCTGATGAGAGAAGTAAGATAAACACAACAGTCAGGAAAAGAGTGGAAATCTTTTAATTCCATATAGTTTGTCAATAGTTGACACTGACATTAAAGTTTAGGTATAAGCAATCAAGGAGAGAGAAGATAGTTGTGTtgtcacatattttgaatatatgtttctgttgtagtttaaatGTAGCACTTTGTATTCTGTACTTTCTATTGTCCTATTTCTCTTTtcaaataaactttattttttaaaaattctatataGCTCGCATTAGCTTTAAGCTCAACTGCAAAACGTTAGTCCAAAAGCTTCTTTGTAGACAGATCTGACTCCTGAAGAGCTTCTGAAATCCTAAGGAAAAAACAAATATGTATTAATTTAGTAATCATTTGCCATTATCTGCACCCCCCAGATCAGAATATGCTGAAAGCTcaagcagaatacaaattaaaGAGTATATATGCTTGTTCTGCAAGATTCACCAAAGTGAGAATCATTAATAGCTTATTGTGTTCAAATTTTGAAAAATAAGAAGGCCTGCAGTCTTAAGTTTTATGGAAATTTACAGCTTGTTGATGTAGTCATGGCTACCGTACCAGATGGGTTAAAAGGGAGCTACAGATTCACGGAGGACAGGACTATCAATGACTACTAGGCGAGATGACTAAAGAGACTAGGTGAGATGACTAAAAAAAAGTTAACCTCCGAGTACCAGCACCAGGGGACAACTCTGGCTTCAGATGCAGGACTAGAGAGGCCATTGGCCTAAGCCAGCAGGGCCCTTGAGTTGCTGCCCCTAGCTGACCAGCGCTACCTACTGGATGGAAAAGTCACCGCCCCATCCTGTTATTCTCCCCGTTTCCTGGAAAGCTACGGTGCAAAACTCAAGAAACCCTACAAACCAATCTGAGCTCATTCATCCCTTTCAAGCAGCCACCCTTTGAACTCAGCTAGGGGTGCCCTTTCTTAGCGTGAAGTTAGCAAATATAGGGAGAAAATCTGGCTCAAAGGTTTTACCCATTGGGAATTTCCTCCTTCACACGCTGCCTTGTCTCAGCCCCATATCCGCAGGATTCATCCAGCAGTCAccggccgtcgtcacacgggcgtttattccgtcgAATTTCCAGTATGTGGCGCTATGgttcctatcggcgccatgatgcaatcttttgtcaaataccgtctcctcccgcttcgagctgttcacaccgtagcgctctgtgccgtcattttgaacgggcacagaaaaaactcctcccccccctttttttaaaattttttttccgctttattgcgttataacgacattacatcgttataaccaaacgttagcccaaccccaaaacAGCAGGATAGGtgggccaagttttcccgccctggaagcagcttggacattggctaagattgtttttcttcctaatttgaacatccataaatatactcttgttctgagaaaaacccctgtctgacgtgatccccatcgccgaagactcaaccatggctccaccgagtgaacttgtagttctggtggcccaactggttgttttgatgcttcagagcacgttcactctgtgccatgcacacctgcgatccctccgtcggaggcgaagggcagcggaaagactttttcggtccTCTGGAAAACCGACCCCATCTGTCATTAACggaggaaagggaagaagaatgagGAACCGCGCAAGGTGGCATTCCCTGGCCAGCCTGAAGGCACCACGAAGATTTTGGGTTCGAGAGCGCAGTCGGGACTGGTGGGAAAGGATCGTGCTCACCACCTGGGATGATGATCAGTGGCTGGAATGTTTCAGAATGGACAGGGCAACCTTCAATGGCATAGTCAGCGTCCTCCGCAACAGACTGGAACGGCAGCACACAAATATGAGGGAAGCTGTGTCTGTGGAGCATCGTGTGGCTGTGACCATTTGGTTTTTGGCCACCGGTGCCTGTTACCGCGTGGCAGGTGATCAGTTCGGGTTGGGAGCCTCGACAGTCGCAACCATTGTTTTGGAGGTCTGCAAAGCAATCGAGGTCGAACTGCTTTCCAAGACGGTTTGCCTGTCTTCAGAGGTCGGCAAGGTacgttcccccctcccttttaaatttttttgtttgtttttatttcgtTATAACACCACATCTCTATGTCAAAAAAAACAATGTACTGTTGGAGACTTCCATAAATATTGGCTATTTTTACGGCAATTTCTTTGCTTACTGATAATAGGATCGATTTTAGTTTTTGGGGGCCATGCTTGACATTCACCTTTTTCGTACAGGCTATAATAACCAATTGATTTCTTTTCAGATAATGGATGGGTTCGCTGCTCTGGGCTTCCCGCACTGCATTGGGGCCATTGACGGGACCCACATTCCGATCTGTGCGCCTGGTGGGAGCCCAGAACAATATGGAAACCGGAAAAACTTTTCCTCCATGCTACTGCAAGGAACAGTTGACCATACCGGCAGATTCCTGGACGTTGAAATCGGCTGGAGTGGAAAGAACCATGACGCTTTTGTGTTTAAAAATTCCAATATATGCGCAGCCATGGACAATGGAAGTTTTGTGCCTGGAAACCCGACTTTGAACTTGAATGGGGTTTCCGTGCCGCCCATTATACTTTCTGATGGAGCTTATCCCATGCGCCCATGGCTGATGAAGCCCTATGGGAAGCTGGCCATCACACGAAGAGAGCAGAACTTCGACTCCTGCCTCTCTCGAGCCAGAAATCAGGTGGAAAAGAGTTTCGGACGTTTGAAGGGACGCTGGCAATGTTTGCTCTATAGAATGAAGGCAAGGGAGGAAAATCTAGTTACAATTATAACATCCTGTGTTATCCTCCACAACATTTGCGAGGCACGGGAGCAGCGGTTCCCAGGCGATCTGAGAGATCCTTCGCCAATCATGTTGCCAGAGGAGGGTGTGGATTCTCTTGACTGCAACAAAACTTTGCTTGAGGGGGGAAAGTTGGTCAGGGATGCACTGGCTGCATTTATGGAATCTCAGATGAGGCGCTAGTGGAAAATAATAGAGTGCCTTCATTTGAGCAAGTTTCATTGGGTGTTAATTTGCCTCGTTGCTTTACTTTGCAAGATGATGATTTTTCATGTCTTTTTTTCTGttacaataataaaaagaaatctttGAAAAAATTTTCCCTGCTTAATTAGTTTTTCCCAATAAGACACTTAAGAATATTTTGGATGTGGGATTCTTGGTTTGTGGTGAGGGAAGGATCCACTGAAAATAAATCTGTTTTGCAGGCTTGGGGGCCATTTGATATCAGGCTGTCTGCACAAGactgtatattgcttttattgcCAAGTGGTGGATTAGAGGCGATTCCTCCATTCCATCATCTATTGAAAATTTAAAGGGAGACGttttcttggttttttttcttttacagattGTCCAATTCTGGAGAGGTCATGTTTTCATGACAGTGCATCAAAGGACGAGCATGGCAGGGTCCCTCAACCTTTGCTTTAAATTAAAAAGTTTTATTACATTGGAAAGTTACTTTGCTGGGTCGTTATAACGACAAATGTAGATAGGGGCAAGCAAAAAATATGTATGGCACAAAGAGATGTTCCCTGATGGCGAACACGGCGGGATTAGAAGCAGAGCTCATAATAGTTGGACATGCCTGGTGGAATGAAAGAGGTCCAATATTAAGTTACCATGGGACGCGTTAAGGTTACAACATGTGCCTAAAGGAAGTCAGAGAGTACTATCTTGATTCTTTGCAACCCAAATCATGAcaagttttttcccctctcccccgtaAATGCCCGTGATTTGCTGTAAATCCATACTTTTGCAAGTCTAGAAAAACACCCTATCGAGACTGCGAAATTAAACTGCAAAACGCAAAAAAAAATGGTTTGAATAATGTTAAACATTGGGGGGTTTTTCATGCTTTTTCCTtggaaaatgatttttaaagctTGCTTTGTTTTTTTCAAGTTGAATAACATTCAATCCGAACTTTGACCTGGCTTTCCCGCTCACCGAGCGGTTGAGCATGCTCAGAAGCGACCAAAACCCTTAAGTCGTTATAACGAGGTCTCAAAAGGACGCCTCCAAGACGACGAGGGGCATTTTGGTGCGATGAGGAGGTGGAGGCACTTCTGGACATTATCTCTGGCAGTGGGAAGGTGGAGAGGCTGATGTCCAGCACCCACCTGCCAACCAGGGCCATCTTTCATTCGATTGCAAGAAGGCTGACGGCACGGGGATTTCAGCGGACCGCGGACCAGTGCAGGTCCAAATTCAAAAGAGTAAAGGGCAATTTTTATCAGGCACTGGAATCCTGGCAAGGCATCCCTCGGCACAGTGGAAGGCCAGCGCACTTTGGGAGCATGCTGCGGCTATGGGAGGCTGCAGGAAGACCGAACTGGCAGGAAAGGCGGCATGCATGTAAGTGCCATCTAAAAAGGTGATAATATCACATCTATTGTGTGTCCTCCACTGGACGCCCCCAATTCCCCATCAATTGGGTCATAACATCGGTTTTGCTTGTTTTGAAAGAGGATGCTTGTCCCTGCATGACCCCATGCACATGCCTGTGTTTCTAGATGTCCAAGGCATGTTTTTCATAAGGAGTATT includes:
- the LOC129342898 gene encoding uncharacterized protein LOC129342898, with product MRNRARWHSLASLKAPRRFWVRERSRDWWERIVLTTWDDDQWLECFRMDRATFNGIVSVLRNRLERQHTNMREAVSVEHRVAVTIWFLATGACYRVAGDQFGLGASTVATIVLEVCKAIEVELLSKTVCLSSEVGKIMDGFAALGFPHCIGAIDGTHIPICAPGGSPEQYGNRKNFSSMLLQGTVDHTGRFLDVEIGWSGKNHDAFVFKNSNICAAMDNGSFVPGNPTLNLNGVSVPPIILSDGAYPMRPWLMKPYGKLAITRREQNFDSCLSRARNQVEKSFGRLKGRWQCLLYRMKAREENLVTIITSCVILHNICEAREQRFPGDLRDPSPIMLPEEGVDSLDCNKTLLEGGKLVRDALAAFMESQMRR